The following is a genomic window from Mytilus trossulus isolate FHL-02 unplaced genomic scaffold, PNRI_Mtr1.1.1.hap1 h1tg000396l__unscaffolded, whole genome shotgun sequence.
GCTGGACATTACATGAATGATTTAGACTGGCCAGGAGCTGTGGCTGACATTAAAGGAGCTATTTTATATCTGAAGAATGCTGGGTGTACAAAGGTGGGTTCTATATCTGAAGAATGCTGGATGTACAAAGGTGGGTTTATATCTGAAGAATGTTGGATGTACAAAGGTGGGTTTATATCTGAAGAAAGCTGGATGTACAAAAGTGGGTTTTATATCTGAAGAATGCTGGGTGTACAAAGGTGGGTTCTATATCTGAAGAATGCTGGATGTACAAAGGTGGGTTTTATATCTGAAGAATGCTGGATGTACAAAGGTGGGTTTATATCTGAAGAATGCTGGGTGTACAAAGGTGGGTTTATATCTGAAGAAAGCTGGATGTACAAAGGTGGGTTCTATATCTGAAGAATGCTGGATGTACAAAGGTGGGTTCTATATCTGAAGAATGCTGGATGTACGAAGGTGGGTTTTATATCTGAAGAATGCTGGATGTACAAAGGTGGGTTTATATTTGAAGAAAGCTGGAGGTACAAAGGTGGGTTTATATTTGAAGAAAGCTGGGGGTACAAAGGTGGGTTTTATAGTTGAAGAATGCTGGATGTACAAAGATGGGTTTATATTTGAAGAATGCAGGGTGTACAAAGGTGagttttatatatgaataatgCTGGGTGTACAAAGGTGAGTTTATATCTGAAGAATGCTGGATGTACAAAGGTGGGTTTATATTTGAAGAAAGCTGGAGGTACAAAGGTGGGTTTATATTTGAAGAAAGCTGGGGGTACAAAGGTGGGTTTATATCTGAAGAATGCTGGGTGCACAAAGATGGGTTTATATCTGAAGAATGCTGGGTGTACAAAGGTGGGTTTATATCTGAAGAATGCTGGATGTACGAAGGTGGGTTTATATCTGAAGAATGCTGGATGTACAAAGGTGGGTTTATATCTGAAGAACGCTGGGTGTACAAAGGTGGGTTCTATATCTGAAGAATGCTGGATGTACAAAGGTGGGTTTTATAGTTGAAGAATGCTGGATGTACAAAGGTGGGTTTATATTTGAAGAATGCAGGGTGTACAAAGGTGagttttatatatgaataatgCTGGGTGTACAAAGGTGAGTTTATATCTGAAGAATGCTGGATGTACAAAGGTGGGTTTATATTTGAAGAAAGCTGGAGGTACAAAGGTGGGTTTATATTTGAAGAAAGCTGGGGGTACAAAGGTGGGTTTATATCTGAAGAATGCTGGATGTACAAAGGTGGGTTTATATCTGAAGAATGCTGGATGTACAAAGGTGGGTTTATATTTCTGAAGAATGCTCGGTGTACAAAGGTGGGTTTATATCTGAAGAATGCTGGATGTACAAAGGTGAGTTTATATTTGAAGAAAGCTGGGGGTACAAAGGTGGGTTTATATTTGAAGAAAGCTGGGTATAAAATGGTGGGTTTTATAATAGTCTGAAAAATTATGGGTGTAAATAGGTGAATTTTATATCTACTTTATATTTTCAGGTTGGTGTGACTGGGTTTTGTATGGGGGGAGCCCTCACTCTTGCCTCAGCTGCATTAGTTCCAGAGGTTGATGCTGCAGCACCATTTTATGGGATTCCAGGCAAAGCACTTTGTGATTTAAAGAATATAAAGTGTCCAGTTCAGTGTCATTTTGGTAACTTAGATACCATGGAAGGATTCTCTGCTCCCAAAGATCAGGAATTGTTGGAACAAACATTAAAAGAGACTGGagttgtttttgaattttaccgCTATGAGGCTAACCATGCCTTTACCAACACCACTGGCCCTAACTACAACAAAGAATGCTGTGACTTAGCACTAAAACGCATGTGTGAATTCATGGGCAAGAATTTAAGTTGACTTGGACCTCAATTGTAAAACTACACAATATATAGTGCTAGTCAAAACTACACCTAGTCATTTaatgattggttggttggttattTTTGGTGTGCCGGCAGCATTTTGATTCATATCAGTacttattttttgtatgaagtggactttttacatgtttaaaactgtttgaaaaaatattaaatgagaaAATCATCTTAGAAagaattttattactttattacaCAAAGACTATAAAGTACTTATGAATACTAAGTGGGGAATATattaatgagacagcaaccctataacatagataaaaaaaataacatgaattcATGGAAAGTTGGGGTAAATGCTCATGAACAGCAACCCTACAGCTTAAATAGATCAGATAAAGATCAAACATGCATACAAGGAGATGTGGGTTATATGTTCGTGGACAGCAACCCTACAgcaaagataaacaaaataaagatcaaacgtgaaaataaggagatgggGGTTTATGTCCatggacagcaacccaacactGGTCAACAGCATagataaattatataaagaataaaagtatatacaaaGAGATGTGTTTAAATGCTCATGGACAGCAACCCTATAGCTTAAATAGATCAGATAAAGATCAAACATGCATACAAGGAGATGTGAGTTATATTTCTATGAGCATCATCCTTACagcacaaataaacaaaataaagactAAACTTACATATGAGTAAAAAGACATGTGGGATATTTGTCCCTGGACAGCAACCCTACagcacaaataaacaaaaaatgtacaccatattgaaataatataacAGAGTAGTTGACGAGGCAGTTTGTGACcagtaatgttaaaaataaagttcTATTTCATTAAAccaattcattaaaaaaaatcctaaaagtcCAACTGCAGTGTACACCTGGAAACCCTAAAAATCTCACTGCATTGTACACCTGGAAACCCTAAAATTCCCACTGCAGTGTATACCTGGAAACCCTAAAAATCTCACTGCATTGTACACCTGGAAACCCTAAAATTCCCACTGCAGTGTATACCTGGAAACCCTAAAAATCTCACTGCATTGTACACCTGAAAACCCACAAAATCTCACTGCATTGTACACCTGGAAACCCTAATACCCCACTGCAGTGCACACTTGGAAACCCTCAAAATACCACTGCAGTGTACACCTGGAAACCCTTAACATCCAACTGCAGTGTACACCTGGAAACCCTTAACATCCAACTGCAGTGTACACCTCGAAACCCTTAAAATCTCACTATAGTGTACACCTCGAAACCCTAAAAATCCCACTGCAGTGTATACCCGGAAACGTTAACCCCAAAAAAATCCCACTGCAGTATACACCTGGAAACCCTAAAAAGTCACTGCAGTGTTCACCTGGAAACCCTAAAAATCCCACTGCAGTGTACACCTGGAAATCCTAAAAATCCCACTGCACTCCCCATGGAAACTCAATAAATCATACTGTAGTTTACACATGGTAACCCCAAAACCGGTTGCCATGTAGTCATggaaaatctgaaaaaaaatacacttcaGTGTAcacatagaaaatttaaaaaatcacacTTTTAGAAACTTAAAACGGCTCTGCAGTCTACACATGGAAACCCTAAAAATCTTATTGTATTGTTCACAGAAAGTTTAAACACACCAAAGCAGTGTACTATACATGGAAACCCTCAAACCCAAAGTTTAGTAGTTAAAGGAACTAACATTTAACTTCAAGGTGTTTGtggtataaaattgaaaaaaaattggtcatatattggtatcacgttggtgTCTTCTGCGTCGTCGTTGTCCGAAGACATtaggttttcgcactataactttagtataagtactAGTTTATAGAAGGCATGCCtttatagaaatctatgaaattaaaacacaaggtttatgaccacaaaaggaaggttgggattgattttgtgAATTTTGCTCCCAAAATTtgaggaattaggggccaaaaagggcccaaataagcattttcttggttttcacactatTACTTTAGTTCTACAAaatggaaatctatgaaattttgaaacaagGTTAATGGCCACAAAAGGAACGTTGGGATCGATTTTGGTaattttggttccaacagtttaggaattggaggccaaaaagggcccaaataagcattttcttggttttcgcactattactttagtttaagtaatagaaatctttgaagttttgacacaaggtttatgaccacaaaaggaagattgggattgattttgggagttttggttccaaagctttaggaattaggggccaaaaaaagggcccaaataatcattattcttggttttcgcacaataaatttagtataagtaaacagaaatcaatgaaacttaaacacaaggtttatgaccataaaaggaaggttgggattgattttgggagtttaggtctcaacagtttaggaattaggggcccaaaggctccaaaattaaactttgtttgattttgacaaaaattgaatagttagggttctttgatatgccgaatcaaACTGTGTATGAAGATTCTAAATTTGTGGTCCcgtttcaaattggtctacagtAAGGTCCAaaagtccaaaattaaacttagtttgattttagcaaaaaaatgaatctaaaaatgtacttagattttttattattggccctgTTTTCAAGTTAGTCCAAATCGGGGTCtgaaattaaacttagtttgatttcatcaaaatttcaataattagggttctttgatatgccaaatctaactgtgtatgtagattcttaatttttggtcccgttttcaaattggtctacattaaagttcAATGATCCAAAATTGAACtaagtttgatttcaacaaaaattgaactcttgggcttctttgatatgctgaatcttaacatgtacttaggtttttgattatgggcccctTTGCAAGTTGGTcgaaatcaggatccaaaattattatattaagtattgtgcaatagcaagaaattttcaattgcacagtattcagcagtagcaagaaatcttcgattgcacagtattgcgaaatagcaagaaatcttcaattgcacagtattgtgcaatagcaagtattttcaattgcccAGTAttttgcaatagcaagaaatatcttattgcgcaatagcaagaaattttcaattggagttatctttctttgtccagaatagtacattgtagttgaatcaacttaaaacattgatttatccaaattataatgtatattcacttttactaccagctgatcaattaaaacaatctttaccattcagtgataacaagcacttttttacattttaatattttatgatgtatttaaatgagtagttattgttgcaaactccagtaaaaatttgaattgagatcagttttggaataagggaaagggggatgtgaaaaaaatggggggggggggggggggggtcaatttttctcatttcagacttcataaataaaatagaaaaattctTCAAACATTTGTTTAGAGGATTAATATAcgacagcatagtgaattgcttaaaggcaaaaaaaaaatcagttcattaaaacattcattctgtgtcagaaacctatgatgtgtcaactatttaatcacaatctaaatttagagctgaatccagcttgactgttgtgtcaatacttgccccgaccgttcagggttcaacctctgcggtcgtataaaggaAACTTTAAGAAGATCAATTGAGTGCACACAATGAATGAATAATGATGTATTGAAATTCGAAAAATAACCTGCAGTATACACAAggaatgataataataaaaaatgaataaaaactctAAAATTCCCACTGCAGTACACACATGGCCACggaatgatgaaaaaaatatgtattgaaaCTTTAGAAAACCCTACTGCATTGTACACATCGAAACTCTAAAGCAGTATTACGTTTTCGAAGTGTCcacattgaaaatacaaaaccCCACTGCAGTTTACAAATCGAAGGCATAAATAAAGATGTATGAAAGCTCCAAACCCCATGCTGCAGTGTAAACATGTAAGATAGATAACTGAATATGTCAATTATGTTcatgcaaaaatattaaatggaaTTCAGAGACCAGACTGATCTAGCAGACACACAAGTTACACTCTACCAAAAATTGAAGCCGATCTCACGATTTCTAAAGTTAGAACGGGAATAGAATGAAATtcgaacttaaaaaaaaagtatgtgtttTAAACTTAAGTTTCATCAGATCATTCAAAATAAAGGTTCCGCCATCTGCTACACTGGACACATACTGAGCTTATACCTGCGCCTAATAATGAGTAATTGTTCATTCAGTTTCAtaaattttcaacaacaaaaaaaaatcaaaaaaaaatcagcagagGACCATTTACCACCTTTTCTCGTCTCCTGCCGTTCTGGGAAAGTACGTAAGAATTGTCCTTCtaatttactttttgtttgtaCACCGTTGTACAGAAATGAACGATGTAAAGAATAAAGTAATCATATCATGATTCTAGAAAAGGTAATTAtagtattataaataaaatcaatttttattggaaattaaagaatacgtttatttttatataataatcttgccaaaaaaaaagagtattaCACTCTCATATCTTACATAGGGAGGACATTACGTATGTTGTTATAACTTGTGTCAAATCCCCTTTGCTACTTTAATGAGGGGGGGGCAAGGGGGGTCccaataacagcaaaacagcaaattgatttggcttataacagataacaaggagttgaaatggacaaaaacagataacagtaaatgaaatattaaaataaatcgGGTCCTTGACAAATCCAGTATTTCTTATTACGGGTAAAATCCTTTGTAATGAATTCCATTTTCTATGAACATTTGGTATATTCTTGTCCGTCCGTCATCAACATGTCGGACATTAACTCAAACATTCTTTAAccaatttacataaaatttttggaaattgtttatatatataatttatcttatcttatcttatcttatatatctattgacgtgagctccctattgttttttttgtaaattttagattttaagtttCTGAGTAATGGGGTTTGATTCaataaaaatggtttttttccagttttctgataatatctcaaaaatcCTTTCACAAATTTGCAAGGaattttggtgaattgtttatatctatttacatgagctccctttcaatttttatcaattttagattttacatttccgtgttaaggatttttattaattaaaaggggggattttctaatttttgaataaatcccgaaaatgatttgaaactttaatactcaatagctttcctagaaaatattcacatccctcggggattattagtgtacgtccagttgcatatgTCGGAACAGATGTggtgatgacgaatttctttctttattcgagaacaatctaattgatatataaatctgtgattttactatgttcataacttcgatgaaccaaagcaagttatagatcgacctgtatttaaatcaaattggtcctcttcttcttcttcttcttcttttggtatacaatagtctatcgaattggatgattacatactgttggtatacgtggactagtctatttacaaaacttttaccccaatttgcacaaaatgtatgtttctttcttatgttcaatgtatacatgtatatattttaaattgcgctgtagttccgtaactttctatccgggcgtataaacgaatcgtcgacaagtgcgcacatttttttaatcaacatttctggaatgatccaactatgtcctttactattgacaacgagtaaatattacattgtgccagagacatataatacaattatatgtctctgattttccccaaattaacccttggaaaaaatacgtatatttgtatatcttcaattttttttttttttttttttttggtatcattttttttttttttataaataatattctttacaccagaaattttatttataaacaagcgtatgagttaagtaatgacaagtatattatatcactttcggacacgcaagacagagatgtatattatacatgcacctgatagttcaaaatggaaagttataagttatcggccgtgtacactgatcaatacctacagaagtgaaacgatgcatgaacttgcaggcccgacaggaaatcgcttgaatacctggtcgtgtcaccttacacccctcacaatacctttgggagtaataccttaagccatgcgggtgatcagtggagcgaagatcctaatttatttgaataaagtatattactttaaagaattatgaacgaattagattttcgaaaacaactTTCACGGAActcttatttatgatttgaactttgactttttaactaattccaatattaacagtttaaaaataacagactatatggttattaaaaatataagaacattttccaaatcaagttagttagtcagataaaacaaccgtacgattgacaagatatcgacacgtaaTTACGACAACAtaggttactgtagttttgtttctttatggtttatagacatatcgtgatttttatttggacaagataacaaaatggcggaacgcaaagaactgatactcaaaatttaaaatcgatggtgatctcttatctagcggaatagaactttaatatttataaatttgagcatttttatacagaatggacataatatgaatttttgatttttttgcgaagtttccctttaacacaaaaacattttcagcagttctcatgaaactttgCTGAATAGTTTATGTCTATTGTTGTAAGCGccctttcgatttttttttatttccgttTTAATGTTATTCAGTTAAGgggtttattcattaaaaaaaatggtattttccagttttcggacaataactcaaaaatgttCTCTgcagttctcatgaaactttgatgtattgtttatatacatgatatatattgactgatttttataaatatctgatatgacattgagaagttatcgaatatttcaaaaaggtgacgggcgtatcatgcacTCATGGCGTAGCTGTTTATTTGTTATGGAAtacttttttgtacaaatatcGAAACTCACACAtgtttgtaatttaaataatgtgtaataaaattgagaatggaaatgaggaatatgtcaaagagacaaaaattatatctattaaaaattcaagggcagttATGGTATCAAAGTaggtccaattgacatagttcttgtGTTTGTTGCTATTAAAAAAtaacctaaaagagtttgaatatatatattcgcattctgacttttttaaatgcccatttaatgaggtgtgtgaatttttctGAATAAGACTATGAGGCGAAGTTGTATAttgggtagaaaaatcaaaatcacctttataagcatgcaatttatcaagtaggACCaattttgacactccaaaagtaatttattccactattttcaaaggccttatttgaacaaatttttatcaggtttttgattgtaccaagtC
Proteins encoded in this region:
- the LOC134702074 gene encoding protein usf-like, translating into MAQNKVTFKSENKLGDCPGVVTGDPAVTKKGLVVIQEWWGMNEQIIQEAALIAKSGFVTLNPDLYRGKVATDNETAGHYMNDLDWPGAVADIKGAILYLKNAGCTKVGVTGFCMGGALTLASAALVPEVDAAAPFYGIPGKALCDLKNIKCPVQCHFGNLDTMEGFSAPKDQELLEQTLKETGVVFEFYRYEANHAFTNTTGPNYNKECCDLALKRMCEFMGKNLS